The Brassica oleracea var. oleracea cultivar TO1000 chromosome C7, BOL, whole genome shotgun sequence sequence CACATAGTACTCTAACAGTCAGAAGATAAATGTTGTACCTTGGAACATATCAAGCCACTGTATTGTCGTTCTGGGCATCAATTCAATGTCTAGCCAATTTATAATTCACTAATCTAAGATTGAACAGCTTCTTCTTCTTCTTCAAATCAGAAAACGTTGAGAATCCATCAAATGGGACCACTATAGAGCAGCAATTAAATCAACTGCATGCAACTATCTATCAGAATAGAGAACTCAAGCAAAGCATTCAACACATACCTGAAGTGTATGGTGAAAAGGGTTGCTTTTGGACACGGGTCTCGAGGCTAAAACCGGACGAAATCTTTTAGAAACAGAAAATAGCACTGCCTTTGACTACCACAAGTATACGAACAAGATAAAAGCCGAGGAATTGCTTCGAGCCCATGAGCACTGACATTTTCCGCAGGTGGGTTTGAGGAAGAAGAAGCAGAAAACTCATCTCCAACTATCAGATTTGATCCTTCATAGTGCTTCTTAGACCATGAATATCGCTGGTGCTTAAGGGGGTCCTTAATGAAATAAGCTCATTTAATTAAATGTAAAGTAAAAGAAAAGGAAATAATTGATCCTTGATTAGGCATTTTGGAAACCGAATTTAAAGGGTGTTTTCTTCCACGTGTCAGACTGAAACAACCTCTGTTTTTTTTTCATTTTTGTTTTCTCTCATTTTGTCTGTCGTTTCCTCTTCTGTTCTCGTTTTCTCCGCAAGCGATCGACGACTCTGTTGATGCTGTCGACCTCTCCACCGTCTTCTGTCCTCTTCACCGTCAGATCAACGATGCCAACCCACCATGATCGACGAGTCTCTCGGTTGTCCCGGCGTCGCCTCTGTCTTCTCTCATCTTCGCCGTTAGAGAAACGGTGGAAACCCACCACGATCGACGACTCTCGGAGACTTGACGGCGACTCCTCCGTCTTCTATCGTCTTCGGTGTCAGAGGAACAATGGAGAGGGCGACGACTCTCTCGGTCTACTTACGGCGTCGCCTTTGTCTTCTCTCATCTTCGCCGTCAGAGGAACGGTGGAAACCCACCACGATCGACGACTCTCGGAAACTTGACGGCGACTCCTCCGTATTATGTCGTCTTCGGTGTCAGAGGAACGATAGAGAGGGCGACGACTCTCTCGGTCTACTCCGTCGCTCTTTCAGATGGCTCTCACGATCTATTCAACTTCCAGATCAACTACCCAAGTAATTAACTTTCTCACCTCATCCTTTTTTGTATTAATCTCTATTAGGGTTTTGATTGATCATATGTCTAAAGTTCAAAGGTGAATCCCNNNNNNNNNNNNNNNNNNNNNNNNNNNNNNNNNNNNNNNNNNNNNNNNNNNNNNNNNNNNNNNNNNNNNNNNNNNNNNNNNNNNNNNNNNNNNNNNNNNNNNNNNNNNNNNNNNNNNNNNNNNNNNNNNNNNNNNNNNNNGACACTTGTTTTTGATTATATGATTCTTTGTTACACTGTGTGCTTTGCTAATTTGGTTTGCATTGATGAATCATGCTAGGAGGGAAAGATCAGAATGCATAAATTAGTGAGAACTTGAGGAGCGAAACACATGAGGCGTATCAAAACCGGTAGCTCTCAAGTCATCTCAACGCCACTCTTCAAGCTCTTGGAGGCGTATCACCCCCTCTCGGTTAGGTTAGTGTGCAAACTTGATCTCATTACTTATGTTAATAAATGCTTAGAGTTAGGTGATGGTTAGAGTTAGGTTAGGGTAGTGAATATGCTTGTTATATTGTCGTTGTGCTGGTGATGAATGCTTCTGATAGCTCTCAAATCTGATTAATGCGTGTTAGGAGAGTCTGCTTGGTAATAAATTTGTTAGGTTAAGGCAATCAAATCTAATAAATTTGTTAGAGTAAAAGCAATAAAAAGCCAACAGGTAGCTCTTTTCATTTATAAAATCCGTTAGCTTTCTCTTTTTTTTTCATCTTCAAACACGATCTCCCATTCTATTCTTCCTCAAACACATCTCTTCTTCTTCCTCTCTGCTCTCACATAATACTAAATGGATTCAACGAATCCCTATAGTAAGACAACGAATTTTGTTGACCTGTTGAACAGTCAACAAAATCCTGTCCTTCCTGAACCCTTTAATTATGGGAGTTTTTCATCACAAGTCCCTCTGTTCAGTACTCAATGTACTGAAACCTCAAGCTTCTGTGAAGACTCAGCTACAGGACGCAAAAAAAGAAAGAAATGGACTCCCACAGATGATCTGGTGCTAATTAGCACATGGCTAAACACCAGCAAAGACCATGTCGTCAGCAATGAGCAGAAAGCCGGTACTTTCTGGAAACGCATAGCAGCTTACTATGCAGCTAGTCCAAAGATGGTGAAAGGTGAAAAGCGAGAAGCCCTTCAATGTAAGCAAAGGTGGCAAAAGCTGAACGATCTTGTTTGCAAGTTCTGTGGCTCCTATGATGCTGCAACAAGACAGAGAACTAGTGGCCAGAGTGAAAATGATGTAGTCAAACTGGCACATGAAATCTTCTACAATGACCATAAGAAGAAGTTTAACCTTCACCACGCTTGGGAGGAACTGCGGCATGACCAAAAGTGGTGCGAGCTTGCAACAAGTAAGAGGGATGGAACCGCTAGGAAAAGAAAGTGTGAGGATGGAGCACAATCAGCCAGCTCCCAAGCAACTGTCGATCTTGATGATCAAGCAATGAAACGTCCTCCTGGTGTGAAGGCAGCGAAAGCAGCATCTGGTAAGAGAAATGTGGTAGATCAGCAGGCTGCCTCTCAGTTTCAGACCATGTGGTCTATTAGAGAGAAAGACTTGGCTGTGAAAGAGAGACTCTCGAAGATGGGTTTGCTAGAGAGGCTCATTGCCAAAAATGAACCACTATCTGAATTTGAAGAAGCGCTTAAGCAGAAGCTAATAACAGAGATGTTGGGTTAATGTTCTGTTTGATGTCTACAAACTAGTGTCTTTGGTTAAATTTTCGGTTTGATGTTCTGTGTAATGGCATGTTTCATGTTCTGTTTAACATCTATCTGTAAAATATTGTATGCTTCAATGTTAAATGTGAAATGCTCTATTTTATTTATTCGCTTGCCACATCCTTGTTTCCTTATATATTTGAGATCACTGATGCATTTACATGAACTATGTTGAACATTGGGCTGACTCACTGATGCATTTACATGTATATGATTGTAGGACCATTTGAAGCATAGAGACAGAGGCAAGAGAAGTCACGAGAAGCACGAGATGTCATGTTCGGTTTGGCAAGAGAAGTCACGACAGGTTATGTTTGTATGTATGTGTCACGAGATTGTTTTTGGACGTGCATGAGAGGCGATGGTTTTGTTTGTATGCATGTTTTGGTCACGAGATGTTCTACTTGTCTGCATGTTTTGGTCACGAGATTATCCAGGGTTTAGACGTGCATGTCACGAGATAATGCATGATTTCAGTCACGAGATTATTTATGTGTTTGTATGTTTTGGACAAAACAACTCCTCTTACTCTATATAAAGTTATTCATGATACAAGATTTCAAAACCACTCCTCTCGATCAAAATTAAAAACCACACAAGATTTAAAAGCCACTCCTCTCGATCAAGATTTCACTCTCCCATTTTTCTTTATTTGCTCAACTTCTTCACTTCTTTACTACGCTCACATTATTCAACATTTTGATCCTTCTTCAAAATTTTGATCCTTCTTCACTCTCACATTTTGATCCTTCTTCAACAATCCGCAAAACACTTCTTTACATTTTCATCACATATATGGCTTCATCTTCTAATAACAATTTTGAGGGAGTAGATGATGAAAGTTTTGATCAATATTTTGATCAACATTTTGAACAAACATTCGAGAATTTGGCGGAAAATTATGGTGATCAACAAGAAGAAAGAAAAAGATGGAAAAAACGAATTCATATCGAAAGAAATCGTGAAGAAGGCGATCTACGTTTATGGAATGATTATTTCAGTGAAACTCCAACATATCCTGAAAATCTATTCCGACGACGATTTAGAATGAACAAGAGATTGTTCATGCGTATTGTTGATCGACTCTCCAATGAAGTTGAATTCTTTCGACAAAAGAAAGATGCTCTCGGAAGGCTTAGTCTCTCTCAACTTCAGAAGTGTACAGCAACCATACGTGGCTTGGCCTATGGTTCTGCGGCTGATGCTGTTGACGAATACCTCCGACTCGGTGCCACGACAGCTCGGTTGTGTGTGGAACATTTTGTGGAAGGAATAATATATTTATTCGGCGATGAGTACCTCAGAAGACCAACACCGGCTGATCTTCAACGTCTACTTTATATTGGTGAGCAACGTGGCTTTCCCGGGATGATAGGGAGCATCGATTGTATGCATTGGGAGTGGAAGAATTGTCCCACCGCTTGGAAAGGTCAATATTCACGTGGTTTGGGTAAACCCACAATCGTGTTAGAGGCGGTTGCTTCGCATGATTTATGGATATGACATGCGTTTTTTGGACCTCCAGGTACCTTAAATGATATCAATGTTCTTGATCGCTCACCTGTTTTTGATGACATAATAAAATGTCAAGCTCCGCGAGTTACTTTCTCTGTCAATGGAACAGAGTATCATTTGGCTTACTATCTCACCGATGGTATTTATCCGAAATGGGCAACTTTTATCCAATCTATTCCAATACCACAAGGTCTGAAAGCGACTTTGTTTGCTCAACATCAAGAAGCTGACCGAAAAGATGTCGAGCGTGCTTTTGGAGTCTTGCAAGCTCGATTTGCCATTGTTAAAAATCCCGCACTTTTTTGGGATAAAGCCAAAATTGGAAAGATTATGCAAGCATGAATCATACTCCATAATATGATAGTAGAAGACGAACG is a genomic window containing:
- the LOC106302692 gene encoding glutathione S-transferase T3-like, giving the protein MDSTNPYSKTTNFVDLLNSQQNPVLPEPFNYGSFSSQVPLFSTQCTETSSFCEDSATGRKKRKKWTPTDDLVLISTWLNTSKDHVVSNEQKAGTFWKRIAAYYAASPKMVKGEKREALQCKQRWQKLNDLVCKFCGSYDAATRQRTSGQSENDVVKLAHEIFYNDHKKKFNLHHAWEELRHDQKWCELATSKRDGTARKRKCEDGAQSASSQATVDLDDQAMKRPPGVKAAKAASGKRNVVDQQAASQFQTMWSIREKDLAVKERLSKMGLLERLIAKNEPLSEFEEALKQKLITEMLG